The following is a genomic window from Rhodoferax sp. PAMC 29310.
GGGCTCAAAGCCGGATCCAAACTCGGCGGCACCCCGTTCAGTGCCAAATAAAGCTTCTCAGAAAATCCATTTTTCATAGCGGCCAGCGACCATCCGACGAGCGCTAGAGCCGCAATCGGCATAAAAAAAGCCACCGAAGCTCGGTGGCTTTTTTCACGCCTTAGGCGCAGATCGCTCAGGCGAAATTGGCTTCAGCAAAACCCCAGTTCACGAGTTTGTCGAGGTAAGCCTCAACAAACTTGGGGCGGGCGTTGCGGTAGTCGATGTAGTAGGCATGCTCCCACACGTCCACGGTCAACAAGGCTTTGTCAGCGCTGGTCAACGGTGTGCCGGCCGCGCCGGTGTTGACGATGTCCACCGAACCGTCGGGCTTCTTGACCAACCAGGTCCAGCCAGAGCCAAAGTTGCCCACAGCGGACTTGACGAAGGCTTCCTTGAAAGCCGCGTAAGAACCCCACTTGGCGTTGATCGCTGTGGCCAACGCGCCGGCAGGCTCGCCGCCGCCGCTTGGTTTCATGCAATTCCAGAAAAAGGTATGGTTCCAGATTTGTGCGGAGTTGTTGTAGATGCCGCCGCTGGATTTTTTGACGATCTCTTCCAGAGACATCGACTCGAACTCGGTGCCTTTTTGCAGGTTGTTCAGGTTGACCACGTACGCGTTGTGGTGCTTGCCGTGGTGAAACTCCAGGGCTTCCTGGGAGTAATGAGGCGCCAAAGCGTCAATAGCGAAAGGCAGAGCTGGCAGGGTATGTTCCATGGGGTCCTCTTGAGTTTGTTGTGTTGAACAACGATTGTAGAAACTTTAGTTAATTGGGTCCGGTCACCCGCAAATCAACCGCGCCGTCGGAAAGGGTGGCACGCACGGCCTGACCCGGCGCAGTTTGCGACACGCTGCTAATGGTGTCGCCCTGAGCCGTAGTGAGCCACGCATAGCCTCGTTGCAGCACCAGACTGGGGTCAAGCAACC
Proteins encoded in this region:
- a CDS encoding superoxide dismutase, giving the protein MEHTLPALPFAIDALAPHYSQEALEFHHGKHHNAYVVNLNNLQKGTEFESMSLEEIVKKSSGGIYNNSAQIWNHTFFWNCMKPSGGGEPAGALATAINAKWGSYAAFKEAFVKSAVGNFGSGWTWLVKKPDGSVDIVNTGAAGTPLTSADKALLTVDVWEHAYYIDYRNARPKFVEAYLDKLVNWGFAEANFA